One window of Quercus robur chromosome 12, dhQueRobu3.1, whole genome shotgun sequence genomic DNA carries:
- the LOC126710509 gene encoding uncharacterized protein LOC126710509, with amino-acid sequence MASYETMAIHSSMQEDDYEDDIFDGFDHDQHPNPLNLSRLSVCTSSSMYGNDEDDDDDDDVDVGDDGMRMFISRLSIESFDADEEFSDDKEGKELTGLLSDSDNELGCYSLPATPPRRRNRGGLLSHQQVMGVKEYASENEAQKGVLGKQDKSRNNARRRRRIVRDRWVLENKGSTSSCDNFDCNNKSKNCNCFSGESDQGGVNGGAGLMVITRPKGGRRSLCMDLDEVKACRDLGFELEHERMLEIPSHRSVSGSTLDTSSGGNSPIANWRISSPGDDPRDVKARLKVWAQAVAIASASPRQGN; translated from the exons ATGGCTTCATATGAGACTATGGCTATCCACTCTTCTATGCAAGAAGATGACTATGAAGATGATATCTTTGATGGGTTTGATCATGATCAACACCCAAATCCGCTCAACTTGTCAAGGCTTTCAGTGTGTACAAGCAGTTCCATGTATGggaatgatgaagatgatgatgatgatgatgatgttgatgtggGAGACGATGGTATGAGGATGTTCATATCACGGTTGTCCATTGAAAGCTTTGATGCAGACGAGGAATTCTCTGATgacaaagaaggaaaagaactGACAGGTTTGCTGTCTGACTCTGATAACGAACTGGGTTGTTATTCACTGCCTGCAACACCACCAAGACGTAGAAACCGAGGTGGCTTACTGAGTCATCAGCAAGTGATGGGAGTGAAAGAGTATGCAAGTGAGAATGAAGCTCAAAAGGGTGTTCTAGGAAAGCAAGATAAGTCGAGGAATAATGCAAGGAGGAGAAGGAGAATCGTAAGGGATAGATGGGTGTTGGAAAATAAAGGCAGTACTAGCAGTTGTGACAATTTTGATTGCAACAACAAGAGCAAGAACTGCAACTGCTTCAGTGGGGAAAGTGACCAAGGTGGTGTCAATGGTGGTGCAGGGTTGATGGTGATAACTAGGCCTAAAGGTGGAAGAAGGTCATTGTGTATGGACTTGGATGAAGTGAAGGCTTGTAGGGATCTCGGGTTCGAGTTGGAACATGAGCGCATGTTGGAGATACCTTCACATCGCTCTGTTTCTGGTTCCACACTTGACACTAGCAGTGGTGGTAATTCCCCAATCGCCAATTGGCGCATCTCCAGCCCAG GTGATGATCCACGAGATGTGAAAGCTCGGCTTAAGGTTTGGGCACAGGCAGTGGCAATAGCATCTGCATCTCCTAGACAGGGCAACTGA